ACGTATGGAGTTACACGCATGGTTTAGTATTGCTAGGTATGCAACGCTTAGCCGAGCAAACTGGCAACACCCAATACTACGACTACATCAAGGCTTATGCAGATCACTTTATTGACCAGCATGGAGCGATCACCAGTCTTAAGCTGAGCGAGTTCAATATTGATTCAGTCAATGCCGGCAAGATTTTGTTTGGGCTCTCTCTACCAAACAAGCGGCGATGAGCGTTACAAGCGAGCAATGGATCATTTAATGTTGCAGTTAACATGGCAACCTAGAACGCACAGTGGTGGCTTCTAGCATAAACGTAAATACCCGTGGCAAATCTGGCTTGATGGGCTGTATATGGCGCAGCACGTTCTACGTGCGTTACACCTCCGAATTTGAGTCGGCCTCTGCCGTGTATGAGGACAGCGTGCAGCAGTTTGTGCGCATCGAGATGGAGACGCGTGACCCGGAGACAGGTCTGCTTTACCACGCCTGGGACGAAAGCAAACTCCAGCCTTGGGCTGACCCGAAGACTGGTCGAGCACCTGGGTTTTGGTCACGCGCCATGGGCTGGATCGATGTTGGACTCGGTTTATTTGCCGATCGCCGAGCGTGGGTATCAAGGTTTGCTGGACGAGTTGATTTCGGTGGAGGATGGTGTTGTGCACCTAAACAACGTCTGTCGCTCCGCTGGATTGGGTGGTGAACCTTATCGCAGTGGTAGCTACGAGTATTATGTGACAACGGACCGCGTGCGCGATGATGCGCATGGAATCGGTGCCTTTTTGCTGGCCGCGAGTGAAATGCTCAATACTGAGCAGAGTAGAGACTCTTCGCTTCGCTCAGAATGAGCTTGGTGTATTTGTAACCCAACTCAAACACTGTCTTTACGAGCGCAGCGTGGCAGTCTGGTGAATGGAGATTCTTCGCTATGCTCAGAATGGACGTTGGTGGTTTTATGATCCAAATCAAACACCGTCATCGCGAGTGACGCGTGGCAATCTCCGTCAGAGGTGTGCATCAAAATGCGAGTAGTGAGAGGCACGTTGAAAAGCAAAAAATCCCCAATTCAAGAAAATCCGCGGAAATACTAAAAAAGTGCAAAGCAGGCTTGACTACATGACGGCGCAAGTGTATTTTCTCGCCTCTCAATTCAAGTCCGCAACGGACACTATTGTCGGTTAACGATACCTTTCGTTTCCGCCAATAAGGAAAAATTGGCTATGTAGCTCAGCTGGTTAGAGCACAGCATTCATAATGCTGGGGTCGGTGGTTCAAGTCCACCCATAGCCACCATTTCTCATATCGGTTTTTGCTGATTTTCTCTTCCTAATTAATACCGGTTTTCGCGCCCGAATTCCCTCGACAGTAATCAAGCTCTATACTCAGGGCATACCTAGGTGAGTGCCGGAGGCTTCGAGTGACATTGCTGTTATTTGTGTTTGGTTTAGCGATCTTTCTATTCGCCATGCGGAATTTGGAGCGCGGTATTCGCTTGTCGGGTGGCGAGGGTTTGAAGCGCTGGATTGTGAATCGGACGAACACGGCCTTGAGTGCTGCTGGCGTTGGGGTTGCCGTTACCGCGATTATGCAAAGTAGCTCGATGGTGTCGCTGGTCGTGTTGGCTTTTGTGAGTGCTGAAATTCTACCCTTGTTCAACGGTATTGGTGTGGTGTTGGGCGCAAATGTCGGCACCACGGTCACGGGCTGGGTGGTGACGATTGTGGGTTTCAAAATGGACTTGCAAGCCATGGTGGTGCCCATGTTGGGTATCGGCGCTGCGTTAAGCCTTGATTATTTTAAAAATGACAAAGTGAAAGGTTTGGGCACCGCTTTGTTCGCTTTTGGATTGTTGATATTTGGACTCGATATCATGAAGAACAGTGTTGCTGGTGTGTCTGAGATGTTCGACATTGCCGAATGGCGAGACCTGCCCGCATGGGTGTATCTGTTGATCGGTGTACTCCTAGCTGCTGTGATGCAGTCCAGTTCTGCGGTGATGATAATCGCTTTGTCGATGCTGAATTCCGACATTGTGCAACTTACCGACGCTGCGGCTGTGATCATTGGAGCGGATCTAGGCACCACGAGCACCACCATCCTCGGTAGCCTGGGGCAGTCCGTTGTTAAGAAACAGTTAGCGCTTGCCCACGTGTTTTTTAATTTGATAGTCAACTCGCTGGCGTTCATCTTTCTGTTGCCCGCATTGCCAGAGTTGTTG
The sequence above is a segment of the Arenicella chitinivorans genome. Coding sequences within it:
- a CDS encoding glycoside hydrolase family 88 protein, producing MASSINVNTRGKSGLMGCIWRSTFYVRYTSEFESASAVYEDSVQQFVRIEMETRDPETGLLYHAWDESKLQPWADPKTGRAPGFWSRAMGWIDVGLGLFADRRAWVSRFAGRVDFGGGWCCAPKQRLSLRWIGW
- a CDS encoding glycoside hydrolase family 88 protein, translated to MISVEDGVVHLNNVCRSAGLGGEPYRSGSYEYYVTTDRVRDDAHGIGAFLLAASEMLNTEQSRDSSLRSE